The following are from one region of the Stigmatella ashevillena genome:
- a CDS encoding PIG-L family deacetylase, translating to MRTWVIFGVAVAMSLGFSSGALGQPSRQPHAGEIALGIRHLGMTGSVLYVAAHPDDENTRLLAWLAGGRGLRAGYLSMTRGDGGQNLIGAEQDELLGLIRTNELLAARRVDGAEQMFTRARDFGYSKSADETLRIWGHDAVLADVVLAIRRFQPDVIVTRFTTKPPNHGHHTASALLAEEAFAAAADPSRFPEQLGALKPWKTDRLLNNVSSWSLKPDADMSAYLKADVGGYEPLLGRSWGEVAAESRSQHKSQGFGVAAERGTLLEYFAPLAGTRPKSDLFEGLDLTWRRWKGTEKVLQAIDAASSGFDPRAPHLSLPALLRVHEALSALPEDNPWKAIKLQETEALMSACAGLFLEVRATEESAVPGSQVTLKLMALNRSSAALRLVSVMLPGGESVGVNSALSDDKPFALSSQVKIPADARISTPYWLRKPVAGGLYTLEEQDRALTGRPEGEPALAVTFVYEIGGKRFTVVRPVVFVWTDPVRGELYRAFEIAPAVTATLGRDVLMFPNGTPQTVPVVLAAGQADAAGKVRIEVPPGWRAEPSEVPFQLAARGDERTVLFQLTPPKSASEKARLRVVVDSGGRAESWRVRTVRHEHIPPQSVRQPSEAVLVPVTLATKVRRVGYIPGPGDRVAESLAATGYEVTVLPEERLASEKLERFEAILVGVRAFNANPRLALHRERLLRYVEGGGRLVVQYNTNSRVGPLTAFIGPYPLEIGRERVTDETAAMTPVEPRDPLLNTPNRLGPADFEGWVQERGLYFASTWDKHYQPVFSMQDPGEEPLQGGLLVARHGKGTFIYTGIAFFRQLPAGVPGAYRLLANLLAR from the coding sequence ATGCGAACCTGGGTCATCTTCGGAGTGGCAGTGGCCATGAGCCTTGGATTCTCCTCGGGGGCCCTTGGGCAACCCTCCCGGCAACCCCATGCGGGGGAGATTGCCTTGGGCATCCGGCACCTCGGTATGACGGGGAGTGTGCTTTATGTGGCTGCCCACCCCGACGATGAGAACACGCGGCTGCTGGCATGGTTGGCGGGGGGGCGGGGTTTGCGGGCCGGTTATCTCTCGATGACGCGCGGGGACGGAGGGCAGAACCTCATCGGGGCGGAGCAGGACGAACTGCTGGGGCTCATTCGCACGAACGAGCTTCTCGCGGCGCGCCGCGTCGATGGCGCTGAGCAGATGTTCACGCGAGCGAGAGACTTCGGCTATTCGAAGAGCGCGGACGAGACGTTGCGCATCTGGGGTCATGACGCGGTGTTGGCCGACGTCGTGCTCGCCATCCGCCGCTTCCAACCGGATGTGATTGTGACGCGCTTCACCACGAAGCCGCCCAACCATGGGCACCATACCGCCTCGGCACTCTTGGCCGAGGAGGCTTTCGCGGCCGCGGCCGATCCCTCGCGATTCCCCGAGCAGCTTGGGGCGCTGAAGCCGTGGAAGACAGATCGGCTCTTGAACAACGTCTCGAGTTGGAGCCTGAAGCCCGATGCGGACATGTCTGCCTATCTCAAGGCCGATGTCGGCGGTTACGAGCCACTCTTGGGACGTTCGTGGGGAGAAGTCGCGGCGGAGAGCCGCAGCCAGCACAAGAGTCAGGGCTTCGGGGTGGCAGCCGAGCGCGGGACCCTGCTGGAGTACTTCGCTCCCCTTGCGGGAACGCGCCCGAAGTCTGATCTCTTCGAGGGACTCGATCTCACGTGGCGGAGGTGGAAGGGCACGGAGAAGGTCCTCCAGGCCATCGACGCGGCGTCGAGTGGGTTCGATCCCCGCGCGCCCCACCTGAGCCTCCCTGCGCTCTTGCGCGTGCACGAGGCGCTCTCGGCCCTTCCCGAAGACAACCCATGGAAAGCCATCAAGCTACAGGAGACCGAGGCGCTCATGAGCGCTTGCGCGGGCTTGTTCCTTGAGGTGCGTGCGACGGAGGAGTCAGCCGTTCCAGGCAGCCAGGTGACGCTGAAGCTGATGGCATTGAACCGCTCGTCGGCCGCGCTCCGGCTGGTGAGTGTGATGCTTCCGGGCGGCGAGTCCGTAGGTGTGAACTCGGCTCTGTCTGATGACAAGCCTTTCGCGCTCTCCAGCCAGGTGAAGATCCCGGCGGACGCGCGGATCTCGACGCCCTATTGGCTCCGGAAGCCCGTTGCGGGTGGCCTCTACACGTTGGAGGAGCAAGACCGCGCGCTCACCGGTCGGCCCGAAGGGGAGCCTGCCCTGGCGGTGACCTTTGTCTATGAGATCGGGGGCAAGCGCTTCACCGTGGTCCGTCCGGTGGTCTTCGTTTGGACGGATCCCGTGCGAGGTGAACTCTACCGCGCCTTCGAGATCGCTCCGGCCGTCACGGCGACACTCGGGCGGGACGTTCTCATGTTCCCCAATGGCACACCCCAAACCGTCCCTGTGGTGTTGGCCGCGGGCCAGGCCGATGCCGCTGGCAAGGTCCGGATCGAGGTGCCGCCAGGCTGGCGCGCCGAGCCCTCCGAGGTGCCTTTCCAACTCGCCGCGCGAGGGGACGAGCGCACGGTCCTCTTTCAGCTCACGCCTCCCAAGAGCGCGAGTGAGAAGGCCCGGCTGCGCGTCGTCGTCGACAGCGGTGGCCGTGCCGAATCATGGCGTGTCCGCACGGTGAGGCATGAGCACATCCCACCGCAGTCGGTGCGCCAGCCTTCCGAGGCAGTCCTGGTTCCGGTGACTCTCGCCACGAAGGTGCGGCGGGTGGGCTACATCCCCGGGCCAGGGGATCGGGTGGCCGAGAGCCTTGCCGCCACCGGGTACGAAGTGACAGTGCTTCCCGAGGAACGTCTGGCTTCCGAGAAGCTGGAGCGCTTCGAAGCCATTCTGGTCGGTGTGCGTGCCTTCAACGCCAACCCGCGTCTCGCCCTCCACCGCGAGCGGCTCTTGCGGTACGTGGAAGGAGGAGGGCGGTTGGTCGTCCAGTACAACACCAACAGCCGAGTGGGGCCGCTCACCGCCTTTATCGGGCCCTACCCTCTGGAGATCGGGCGCGAGCGGGTGACGGATGAGACCGCGGCGATGACGCCCGTGGAACCCCGGGATCCGCTCCTGAATACCCCCAACCGCTTGGGGCCCGCCGACTTCGAGGGCTGGGTCCAGGAGCGCGGGCTCTACTTCGCCTCGACATGGGACAAGCACTATCAGCCCGTGTTCTCCATGCAGGACCCGGGTGAAGAGCCGCTCCAGGGCGGACTGCTCGTGGCCCGCCATGGCAAGGGAACCTTCATCTACACGGGCATCGCGTTCTTCCGTCAGCTTCCCGCGGGCGTGCCCGGTGCCTATCGCCTGCTTGCGAACCTCCTCGCCCGATGA
- the bshC gene encoding bacillithiol biosynthesis cysteine-adding enzyme BshC, whose amino-acid sequence MASSFSASWMRGDPRALEFLPDRFRHRAARAEAVTAAASRTVAPALHAALVARHARLAPSPARERNLELLARPGTTAVVTGQQVGLFLGPLFTVYKAASAIVAARALSEETGRPCVPVFWLQTEDHDLPEINHSFVPRASGEALRVALDMPGAATSRTPVAHCALGESIPHALAMLHAELGSQPHAGEHLELLERAYRPEATMADAFAEVLSTLFADEGLVFLDPSDPRLAPLAAPLHRRSLEEASAIAHGLAERGDALSSAGFSEQVHIRPGAPLSFFSPNGPEGARYRLEPASPPGTWHLVGHPEDASVTTAELLSWLEREPLRFTTSALLRPLLQDTWLPTAAYVGGPGEIAYFAQLAPLYAHMALPMPLIVPRARFRVIDDRVRRLLDTLGLSPEDAAAPRDEVLARLAAQKTGEGFEPPEAIEARLVSAFASELARLSERTAAFEPGFARALSRTDKTVRGGISRLVARYGRAIAQRDQVTLERVERLRAHLFPAGAPQERTHGLPYYACRFGSRAFTQLVLDACAPFSGDLKDLKP is encoded by the coding sequence GTGGCCTCTTCTTTCTCCGCATCCTGGATGCGCGGTGATCCTCGCGCACTCGAGTTTCTCCCCGACCGTTTCCGGCACCGGGCTGCCCGCGCCGAGGCCGTAACCGCCGCGGCCTCGCGCACCGTCGCCCCAGCGCTCCATGCGGCGCTGGTGGCCCGTCACGCGCGTCTCGCGCCGAGCCCCGCCCGCGAGCGAAACCTGGAACTGCTTGCCCGTCCCGGCACGACGGCCGTGGTGACCGGGCAGCAGGTGGGGCTGTTCCTCGGGCCCCTCTTCACGGTCTACAAGGCCGCCTCCGCCATCGTCGCCGCCCGGGCCCTCTCCGAAGAGACGGGCCGACCGTGCGTCCCCGTCTTCTGGCTTCAGACAGAGGACCATGACCTGCCGGAGATCAACCATTCCTTCGTCCCAAGGGCCTCGGGCGAGGCCCTGCGCGTGGCCCTCGACATGCCCGGTGCGGCGACCTCGCGCACCCCGGTCGCCCACTGCGCTCTTGGCGAGAGCATCCCCCATGCCCTTGCCATGCTGCATGCCGAGTTGGGCAGTCAGCCCCACGCGGGTGAGCACCTGGAGCTGCTCGAGCGCGCCTACCGCCCCGAGGCGACGATGGCGGATGCCTTCGCCGAGGTTCTCTCCACCCTCTTCGCGGACGAGGGGCTCGTGTTCCTCGATCCCAGCGACCCGCGCCTCGCCCCCCTCGCCGCGCCGCTGCACCGCCGGTCTCTCGAGGAGGCTTCGGCCATCGCCCATGGACTCGCCGAGCGGGGCGATGCGCTCTCCTCGGCGGGTTTCTCCGAACAGGTACACATCCGCCCAGGCGCTCCCCTCAGTTTCTTCTCGCCCAACGGTCCCGAGGGCGCGCGTTACCGCCTCGAACCCGCCTCCCCCCCAGGCACATGGCACCTCGTGGGCCACCCGGAAGACGCCTCCGTGACCACGGCCGAGCTCCTCTCCTGGCTCGAGCGCGAGCCGCTCCGCTTCACGACCTCGGCCCTCTTGCGCCCACTCCTCCAGGACACCTGGCTTCCCACGGCGGCCTACGTCGGCGGACCGGGAGAAATCGCCTATTTCGCGCAGCTCGCGCCCCTCTACGCGCACATGGCGCTGCCGATGCCCCTCATCGTCCCGCGCGCCCGGTTCCGGGTGATTGACGACCGCGTGCGCCGTCTTCTCGACACGCTCGGTCTATCCCCGGAGGACGCGGCCGCCCCACGTGACGAGGTGCTGGCCCGTCTCGCCGCCCAAAAGACCGGGGAAGGCTTCGAGCCGCCCGAGGCCATCGAGGCCCGCCTCGTGAGCGCTTTCGCCTCCGAGCTTGCCCGTCTCAGCGAGCGTACAGCCGCCTTCGAACCGGGCTTTGCCCGGGCCCTCTCCCGCACGGACAAGACCGTTCGCGGAGGCATCTCCCGCCTCGTGGCGCGATACGGCCGCGCCATCGCCCAACGCGATCAGGTGACCCTCGAGCGCGTGGAGCGCCTCCGGGCCCATCTCTTCCCCGCCGGAGCTCCTCAGGAGCGCACCCACGGACTGCCGTACTACGCGTGCCGCTTCGGGAGCCGGGCCTTCACCCAGCTCGTCCTCGATGCCTGCGCTCCCTTCTCGGGAGATCTAAAGGATCTGAAACCATGA